A section of the Cololabis saira isolate AMF1-May2022 chromosome 16, fColSai1.1, whole genome shotgun sequence genome encodes:
- the si:dkey-13p1.4 gene encoding transmembrane protein 151B gives MLSSDQDSEDTAASGANDAEGEEPEEESPAASDAPGEHHPVQQSLGACVCQESLWRCLLLSMLMYSCLGAVAWCQLTRVTKISFNSALTSSFSASFTSSLRGAPGIGVGGPSMIYHDSPCSDGYIFIPLAFLLMLYILYMVECWHCRARSELQSKADVDSVYERVMRMRQAQPCIWWKAISYHFVRRTRQVTRYRNGDAYTTTQVYHERVNTHVAEGEFEYGHCGMKDVSRDLRGLDEHPATRLHFTKCFSFTESGPENDYLNQRARFFSEVEGLDDYMEAREGMQLKNVDFRDNLIACVDPDRMPWYTSQVAFWLAALLMLSWPLRVLIEYRTTYVHYRIEKLFGLEYVHSSPSPLDEDRPVGINTGCVIPRVNTLDSSDMEWHIGCNRQLIPSYSEAILINMNSGNPSSSNCVRLEGCNQPAQNYGAIQSQDDRGEGSELNGRGAAAGGRRRTITSSSCSSIFSCRGTVFQSHLSSDTSRLSLCRMYGSHRSVGPWRSRSSNFSEPCCMDEQCCRSDSSQLALSDSPPTYRDAHFFPSLIVHWSEGNEDGRESRRYYVRRGSSCVETAL, from the exons ATGCTCTCTTCAGATCAGGACTCAGAGGACACGGCGGCCAGCGGTGCCAATGATGCGGAGGGAGAGGAGCCTGAGGAGGAATCACCTGCTGCCAGTGATGCTCCAGGAGAA CATCATCCAGTCCAGCAGTCCCTGGGCGCTTGCGTCTGCCAGGAGTCCCTGTGGCGCTGCCTGCTGCTGTCTATGCTCATGTACAGCTGCCTGGGAGCAGTTGCCTGGTGTCAGCTGACCAGAGTTACCAAGATCAGCTTCAACTCCGCCCTCACCTCATCCTTCTccgcctccttcacctcctccctGAGGGGGGCTCCTGGAATCGGCGTCGGAGGGCCCTCCATGATCTACCACGACAGCCCGTGCTCTGACGGCTACATCTTCATCCCCCTGGCCTTCCTGTTGATGCTCTACATCTTGTACATGGTGGAGTGCTGGCACTGCAGAGCCAGGAGCGAGCTGCAGTCCAAAGCAGACGTGGACAGCGTGTACGAACGCGTGATGCGGATGCGACAGGCCCAGCCGTGCATTTGGTGGAAGGCCATCAGCTACCATTTTGTTCGACGGACTCGGCAAGTCACCCGGTACCGCAATGGCGACGCCTACACCACCACGCAGGTGTACCACGAGCGGGTGAACACCCATGTGGCTGAGGGTGAATTTGAATACGGTCACTGTGGGATGAAAGATGTGTCACGTGACCTGAGGGGCTTGGACGAACACCCGGCAACCCGCTTGCACTTCACTAAGTGTTTCAGCTTCACAGAGTCAGGACCAGAAAATGATTACCTCAACCAGAGAGCAAGGTTCTTCTCTGAAGTGGAAGGTTTGGATGATTATATGGAGGCCCGGGAGGGGATGCAGCTGAAGAATGTGGACTTCAGAGACAACCTGATAGCCTGTGTTGACCCAGACAGGATGCCCTGGTACACTTCACAGGTCGCCTTCTGGCTCGCAGCTCTGCTCATGCTGTCCTGGCCTCTCAGAGTCCTCATTGAGTACCGCACCACTTACGTACACTACCGAATAGAGAAGCTGTTTGGTTTGGAGTACGTCCACAGTAGTCCTTCTCCTTTAGACGAGGACCGGCCCGTGGGGATCAATACCGGTTGTGTCATTCCAAGAGTCAACACACTGGACAGCAGTGACATGGAGTGGCACATAGGTTGCAACCGCCAGCTGATTCCCAGTTACTCAGAAGCCATCCTGATAAACATGAACTCAGGAAACCCTTCATCCTCCAACTGCGTCCGATTAGAGGGCTGCAACCAGCCTGCTCAGAACTACGGAGCAATTCAAAGCCAGGACGACCGTGGGGAGGGCAGCGAGCTGAACGGACGGGGAGCGGCcgcaggagggaggaggaggaccaTCACCAGCTCCAGCTGCTCCTCCATCTTTTCCTGCCGCGGAAcggtgttccagtcccacctgTCCTCAGACACGTCCCGTCTGTCCCTCTGCCGTATGTACGGCTCTCATCGCAGCGTGGGTCCGTGGAGGAGCCGGAGCAGCAACTTCTCTGAGCCGTGCTGCATGGACGAGCAGTGCTGCCGGTCCGACTCCAGCCAGCTGGCGCTCAGTGACAGTCCACCAACTTACAGGGACGCCCACTTCTTCCCGTCCCTCATTGTGCATTGGTCTGAGGGGAATGAGGACGGGAGGGAATCAAGGCGTTACTACGTACGAAGGGGGTCGTCATGCGTGGAGACGGCTTTGTAA
- the itgb1bp1 gene encoding integrin beta-1-binding protein 1, with protein MFRKVKKRHSSSSSQSSEISTKSKSVDSSLGGLSRSSTVASLDTDSTKSSGNGTSETCAEFRVKYVGSIANLQFQMSKTLQEPLELINYIDAAQQAGNLPFVPGDEEMMLVVSKYGVKVASLDQCDVLHRHPLYLIVRMLCYDDGLGAGKNLLALKTTDTKQEECSIFVYQCSSSEQAQSICKVLSASFDCALTSDKS; from the exons ATGTTCCGGAAAGTGAAGAAGcgccacagcagcagcagctcgcaGAGCAGCGAGATCAGCACCAAGAGCAAG TCTGTTGATTCCAGTTTGGGAGGACTGTCCAGATCAAGCACCGTCGCCAGCCTTGATACAGATTCCACCAAGAGTTCAG GAAATGGCACCTCTGAGACATGTGCTGAGTTCCGAGTAAAATATGTGGGATCGATTGCGAACTTGCAGTTCCAGATGAGCAAGACCCTCCAAGAACCTCTGGAACTCATCAACTATATCGATGCTGCACAG CAAGCTGGAAATCTGCCATTCGTCCCTGGAGATGAAGAGATGATGCTGGTTGTGTCCAAGTATGGGGTCAAAGTTGCCTCGCTGGATCAGTGT GATGTACTGCATCGACATCCTCTCTATTTGATAGTGCGCATGCTGTGTTACGATGACGGCCTGGGTGCAGGGAAGAACCTCTTGGCTCTGAAAACCACTGACACAAAGCAAGAGGAGTGCAGCATCTTTGTGTACCAGTGCAGCAGCTCA GAGCAGGCTCAGTCCATCTGCAAGGTGCTCTCTGCTTCTTTTGACTGCGCTCTTACATCAGACAAATCCTGA
- the LOC133462098 gene encoding dnaJ homolog subfamily C member 30, mitochondrial-like, giving the protein MAEVRQCLGRGAQDVAVKVYSGCLLESHNKHGISVVHHASCLSAGALQDDTKHCDRSRAGKSAGGVCQDGYTRLQRVDPDSEHGKVVQNDHSRGLGKQSLISQRRLQLLHSSAARYRNSARFSRTPSSSSRCAAQLDRAVFIRWYSGHGTRAEPLYKTKTGYYDVLEVSPSATHAQIKTAYYKQSFVFHPDKNAGSDDATTRFSEISEAYTVLGNKALRRKYDRGLLSLSDLTATVRPSGRDPAGGSGRQQAESKRSVVGTDLREGVFDFDQFFKSHYSEQLQRDKDMRLRREENLKKQKENVGDQEMGRMSEIGVGVLMLFGIGIYISIKRN; this is encoded by the exons ATGGCGGAGGTCAGGCAGTGTCTGGGAAGAGGAGCGCAGGACGTTGCAGTCAAAGTGTACAGCGGCTGCCTCCTGGAGAGCCACAACAAACACGGGATAAGTGTGGTGCATCATGCCTCCTGTCTATCGGCCGGGGCTCTGCAGGATGACACTAAACACTGCGACCGCAGCAGAGCGGGGAAGTCGGCCGGCGGAGTCTGCCAGGACGGTTACACAAGGTTGCAGCGAGTTGATCCTGATTCAGAACATGGAAAAGTCGTGCAAAATGACCACAGTCGTGGGCTTGGAAAGCAGTCCCTGATAAGCCAGCGTCGACTCCAGCTTCTACACAGCAGTGCTGCTCGATACCGAAACAGCGCCAGGTTTTCTCGGACTCCGTCCAGCTCCTCCAGATGTGCCGCACAGCTGGACCGGGCTGTTTTTATCAG GTGGTACAGCGGCCACGGGACCAGAGCCGAGCCTCTTTACAAGACCAAAACAGGCTACTACGACGTCCTGGAGGTGTCTCCCTCGGCCACTCACGCCCAGATCAAAACGGCCTATTACAAGCAGTCCTTCGTCTTCCACCCGGACAAAAACGCCGGCAGCGACGATGCCACCACGCGCTTCTCGGAGATCAGCGAGGCGTACACGGTCCTGGGGAACAAGGCGCTACGCAGGAAGTACGACCGGGGGCTGCTGAGCCTGTCCGACCTGACCGCCACGGTCAGGCCGTCCGGCAGGGACCCCGCCGGGGGCTCCGGGAGGCAGCAAGCCGAGAGCAAGAGGTCCGTGGTGGGTACGGACCTCCGAGAAGGCGTGTTTGACTTCGACCAGTTTTTCAAGTCTCACTACAGCGAGCAGCTGCAGAGGGACAAAGACATGCGCCTGCGGAGGGAGGAGAACCTGAAGAAGCAGAAGGAAAATGTGGGCGACCAGGAGATGGGGAGAATGTCGGAGATTGGAGTCGGGGTGCTGATGCTGTTTGGAATAGGGATCTACATCAGCATAAAGCGGAATTGA
- the cpsf3 gene encoding cleavage and polyadenylation specificity factor subunit 3: MTTKRKVDIIVPAEESDQLLIRPLGAGQEVGRSCIILEFKGRKIMLDCGIHPGLEGMDALPYIDLIDPAEIDLLLISHFHLDHCGALPWFLQKTSFKGRTFMTHATKAIYRWLLSDYVKVSNISADDMLYTETDLEESMDKIETINFHEVKEVAGIKFWCYHAGHVLGAAMFMIEIAGVKLLYTGDFSRQEDRHLMAAEIPSVKPDILIIESTYGTHIHEKREEREARFCNTVHDIVNREGRCLIPVFALGRAQELLLILDEYWQNHPELHDIPIYYASSLAKKCMAVYQTYVNAMNDKIRKAININNPFVFKHISNLKSMDHFDDIGPSVVMASPGMMQSGLSRELFESWCTDKRNGVIIAGYCVEGTLAKHIMSEPEEITTMSGQKLQLKMSVDYISFSAHTDYQQTSEFIRALKPPHVILVHGEQNEMARLKAALIREYEDNDQVHIEVHNPRNTEAVTLNFRGEKLAKVMGSLADKKCVQGQRVSGILVKKNFNYHILYPSDLSTYTELAMSTVKQTQAIPFNGPYSLLVCHLRNLTGDVEELDGTEKNTLKIFKSITLVHEVGMVLLEWVANPLNDMYADAVTTVVLEVQSNPKAQKVMETQSSTMDMDVFQTRTEVMLQDMFGVECVDFSDSKNITVTVDGKTVHICLETRSAFNEDENAEDDSLREMVELAVQRLYDALNPII, translated from the exons ATGACTACCAAACGCAAAGTAGACATAATTGTCCCTGCCGAGGAAAGCGACCAGCTCCTAATTCGTCCACT TGGTGCTGGTCAGGAGGTTGGGAGGTCATGTATTATCCTGGAGTTCAAAGGAAGGAAAATAATG CTGGACTGTGGCATTCATCCTGGCTTGGAGGGAATGGACGCTCTCCCATATATAGATTTGATCGATCCAGCTGAGATAGACCTGCTGCTCATCAGCCA TTTCCACCTGGATCACTGTGGAGCTCtgccctggttcctccagaAGACCAGCTTCAAAGGCAGGACCTTCATGACTCACGCCACCAAGGCCATCTACCGCTGGTTACTGTCCGACTATGTCAAAGTCAG TAACATATCTGCAGACGACATGCTCTACACGGAGACTGACCTGGAGGAGAGCATGGACAAGATTGAGACCATCAACTTCCACGAAGTCAAGGAGGTGGCAGGAATCAAGTTCTGGTGCTACCATGCTGGCCATGTGCTGGGAGCAGCCATGTTCATGATTGAAATAGCTGGAGTCAAA CTGCTGTACACGGGAGACTTCTCCAGGCAAGAAGACAGGCATCTAATGGCAGCTGAGATCCCAAGCGTCAAACCTGACATCCTAATCATA GAATCTACCTACGGGACTCACATTCATGAAAAAAGGGAGGAGCGTGAGGCTCGGTTCTGCAATACGGTCCATGACATTGTCAACAGGGAAGGTCGCTGTTTAATCCCCGTGTTCGCTCTGGGACGAGCTCAGGAATTGTTGCTTATCTTGG ATGAGTACTGGCAGAACCACCCAGAGCTCCATGACATCCCCATCTATTACGCTTCATCTCTGGCCAAGAAGTGCATGGCTGTGTACCAAACTTATGTCAATGCAATGAACGACAAGATCCGAAAGGCCATaaacatcaataacccttttgtcTTTAAGCACATCAGCAATCTGAAG AGCATGGATCACTTTGACGACATCGGCCCCAGCGTGGTGATGGCGTCTCCTGGAATGATGCAGAGTGGACTTTCCAGGGAACTCTTTGAGAGCTGGTGCACTGATAAGAGGAACGGAGTCATCATCGCTGGATACTGTGTGGAGGGTACGCTGGCTAAG CATATCATGTCTGAGCCAGAGGAGATCACCACTATGTCCGGAcagaagctgcagctgaagATGTCGGTGGACTACATCTCCTTCTCTGCCCACACCGACTACCAGCAGACCAGCGAGTTCATCAGGGCTCTCAAACCGCCACACGTG ATCCTGGTTCATGGGGAGCAGAATGAGATGGCCCGCCTGAAGGCTGCACTCATCAGGGAGTACGAGGATAATGACCAAGTTCACATCGAAGTCCACAATCCTCGCAACACAGAGGCGGTCACCCTGAACTTTAGAGGAGAGAAGCTGGCTAAG GTGATGGGCTCTCTGGCTGATAAGAAGTGTGTTCAGGGTCAAAGAGTGTCGGGCATCCTGGTGAAGAAGAACTTCAATTACCACATCCTCTATCCCTCTGATCTATCca CGTACACCGAGCTGGCTATGAGCACCGTGAAGCAGACCCAGGCCATCCCCTTTAATGGACCATACTCGCTTCTCGTCTGCCACCTGAGGAACCTCACTG GGGACGTGGAAGAGCTGGATGGGACGGAGAAGAACACTTTGAAGATCTTTAAAAGCATCACTCTGGTCCACGAGGTCGGCATGGTCCTGCTGGAG TGGGTGGCGAACCCTCTGAATGACATGTACGCTGATGCCGTCACTACTGTGGTACTGGAGGTCCAGTCCAACCCAAAGGCACAAAAAG TCATGGAGACCCAGAGTTCCACCATGGACATGGACGTCTTCCAAACCCGGACAGAGGTCATGTTGCA GGATATGTTTGGAGTTGAATGTGTGGACTTCAGTGATAGTAAAAATATCACTGTGACCGTGGATGGAAAGACGGTTCACATTTGTTTGGAAACACGG TCGGCGTTCAACGAAGACGAGAACGCAGAGGACGACTCGCTGAGAGAGATGGTGGAGTTGGCGGTGCAGCGGCTCTATGACGCTCTAAACCCAATTATCTGA